One segment of Pseudomonas asgharzadehiana DNA contains the following:
- a CDS encoding short-chain fatty acid transporter, translating to MADAIEESRYARFALRCSNFAERWFPDSWVFAALAVIIVAVATLSMGAAPTEAAKAFGDGFWSLIPFTMQMAFVVIGGYVVASSPPAVKLIDRLARIPKNGRSAVAWVALISMLASLLNWGLSLVFGGLLVRALARRTDLRMDYRAAGAAAYLGLGAVWALGLSSSAAQLQANPGSLPPSILSITGVIPFTETIFLWQSGVLLLALIVVSLIIAYATAPGPNSARDAKACGVDPAFNLPKPQAPSRPGEWLEHSPLLTILLALLAAGWLFHEFSTKPAISAISGLNTYNFLFIMVGALLHWRPRSFLDAVARAVPTTTGVLIQFPLYGSIAALMTVVKGGDGQTLAHHISTFFTSIASHDTYALLMGVYSAVLGFFIPSGGGKWIIEAPYVMQVANELQYHLGWAVQIYNAAEALPNLINPFYMLPLLGVLGLKARDLIGFSFVQLLVHTPLVLFLLWALGTTLKYLPPVMP from the coding sequence GTGGCCGATGCTATCGAAGAAAGCCGCTATGCCCGATTTGCCCTGCGTTGCTCCAACTTCGCCGAACGCTGGTTCCCTGACTCCTGGGTGTTCGCCGCTCTCGCGGTGATCATTGTCGCGGTGGCGACCCTGAGCATGGGCGCCGCGCCCACCGAGGCCGCCAAGGCGTTCGGCGATGGTTTCTGGAGCCTGATCCCGTTCACCATGCAGATGGCCTTTGTGGTGATCGGCGGTTACGTGGTCGCCAGCTCGCCGCCGGCGGTGAAGCTGATTGACCGCCTGGCGCGCATCCCGAAAAACGGCCGCTCCGCCGTGGCGTGGGTGGCGTTGATCTCCATGCTCGCCTCCCTGCTCAACTGGGGCCTGTCTCTGGTGTTCGGTGGCCTGCTGGTGCGGGCGCTGGCCCGTCGCACGGATTTACGCATGGACTACCGCGCGGCCGGTGCCGCAGCTTATCTGGGCCTCGGCGCGGTATGGGCGCTGGGGTTGTCGTCGTCGGCCGCGCAATTGCAGGCCAACCCGGGCAGCTTGCCGCCATCGATTTTGTCGATCACCGGGGTGATCCCGTTTACCGAGACCATTTTTCTGTGGCAATCGGGCGTGCTGTTGCTGGCGTTGATCGTGGTATCGCTGATCATCGCCTACGCCACCGCGCCCGGCCCGAACAGTGCGCGTGACGCCAAGGCCTGCGGTGTCGACCCGGCCTTCAACTTACCCAAGCCGCAAGCACCGAGCCGCCCCGGCGAATGGTTGGAACACAGCCCGCTGCTGACTATTTTGCTGGCGCTGCTGGCGGCCGGTTGGCTGTTCCATGAGTTCTCGACCAAGCCGGCGATCAGCGCCATTTCGGGGCTCAACACCTATAACTTCCTGTTCATCATGGTCGGCGCGCTGCTGCACTGGCGCCCGCGCAGCTTCCTCGATGCGGTGGCCCGCGCGGTGCCCACCACCACTGGCGTGCTAATCCAGTTCCCGCTGTACGGCTCGATCGCCGCGCTGATGACCGTGGTCAAGGGCGGCGACGGCCAGACCCTGGCGCACCATATCTCGACCTTTTTCACGTCCATCGCGTCCCACGACACTTACGCGCTGCTGATGGGCGTGTACTCGGCGGTGCTGGGGTTCTTTATCCCCTCGGGCGGCGGCAAGTGGATCATCGAAGCGCCTTACGTGATGCAGGTGGCCAACGAACTGCAATACCACCTGGGTTGGGCGGTGCAGATCTACAACGCCGCCGAAGCGCTGCCGAACCTGATCAACCCGTTCTATATGCTGCCGCTGCTGGGCGTACTGGGGCTGAAAGCGCGGGATCTGATCGGGTTTTCGTTTGTGCAGTTGTTGGTGCACACGCCGTTGGTGCTGTTTTTGTTGTGGGCGTTGGGCACGACGTTGAAGTATTTGCCGCCGGTGATGCCTTGA
- the acpA gene encoding acid phosphatase yields MSDEHEDRPSSDSAIQPAVDTSRRRFLGGAAVLGVGATLSACGNTSETPGKPVARPLTSQELDKALHDQVKTVVVIYAENRSFNNLFADFPGVEKPLSALKANDYQQRDRNGSVLSTLPPSWGGVLQVGPQTVDGVTYPSEVQFQENLPNAPYALKGPNGEDLPLSLVTRDLWHVFYQNQMQINGGKNDGFVAWADSGGLVMGHYAQSRYALRLWDVAKEFVLCDNFFQGAFGGSFLNHQYLISATAPVYPNAAQSVAKAQIATLQSDDPTDTRLKPLDKSPASAMTGPPQFGPSALTPDGYAVNTLAPPYWPTWIRDPDNPDFAKPDLPNVLVPQTHEHIGDKLSKKNVDWAWYAGAWQATLDQFKDSGGIPKIPNFQYHHQPFNYFKQQGPHNRAERDKRLRDGGLGDESSTNRFFADAQAGKLPAVTFYKPQGNLNMHAGYADIASGDRHIARALKVLQESPQWKNMVVVVTVDENGGWWDHVAPPKGDRWGPGTRVPALVVSPFARKGLVDHTVYDTASILRLITRVFGLETLDGLKQRDDAMVARGQKPMGDLSNALQFSV; encoded by the coding sequence ATGAGTGATGAGCACGAAGACCGCCCTTCCTCCGATTCCGCCATCCAACCGGCGGTAGACACCAGCCGTCGACGCTTCCTCGGAGGCGCGGCGGTGCTGGGGGTTGGCGCGACCTTGAGTGCCTGCGGCAATACCAGCGAAACACCGGGCAAACCGGTGGCGCGGCCGCTGACCTCACAAGAACTGGATAAAGCCCTGCACGACCAGGTGAAAACCGTGGTGGTGATCTATGCCGAGAACCGCAGTTTCAATAATTTATTTGCTGACTTCCCAGGCGTTGAGAAACCACTGTCGGCCCTTAAGGCCAACGATTACCAGCAACGCGACCGCAATGGCAGCGTCTTGTCCACCCTGCCCCCGTCCTGGGGCGGCGTACTGCAGGTGGGCCCGCAAACGGTGGACGGGGTCACGTACCCCAGCGAAGTACAATTCCAGGAAAACCTGCCCAACGCGCCCTACGCCCTCAAAGGTCCAAATGGCGAAGACCTGCCCTTGAGCCTGGTCACCCGCGACCTGTGGCACGTGTTTTACCAGAACCAAATGCAGATCAACGGCGGCAAGAACGACGGCTTTGTCGCCTGGGCCGATTCCGGCGGCCTGGTGATGGGCCATTACGCCCAGAGCCGTTATGCCCTGCGCCTGTGGGACGTGGCCAAGGAGTTTGTGCTCTGCGATAACTTCTTCCAGGGGGCGTTCGGCGGCTCGTTCCTGAACCATCAATACCTGATCAGCGCTACCGCGCCGGTGTACCCGAATGCCGCGCAATCGGTGGCCAAGGCCCAGATCGCTACGCTGCAAAGCGATGACCCGACCGATACGCGCCTCAAGCCCCTGGACAAATCCCCAGCCAGCGCCATGACCGGCCCACCGCAGTTCGGCCCCAGTGCGCTGACCCCGGACGGTTACGCCGTGAACACCCTGGCCCCGCCCTACTGGCCGACCTGGATTCGCGACCCGGACAATCCGGATTTTGCCAAGCCCGACCTGCCCAACGTACTGGTACCGCAAACCCACGAGCACATCGGCGACAAACTGTCGAAAAAGAATGTGGACTGGGCGTGGTACGCCGGCGCCTGGCAGGCGACGCTGGATCAGTTCAAGGACTCGGGCGGCATCCCGAAAATCCCGAATTTCCAGTATCACCACCAGCCGTTCAATTACTTCAAGCAACAGGGCCCGCACAATCGCGCCGAGCGTGACAAGCGCTTGCGCGACGGCGGCCTGGGCGATGAGTCCAGCACCAACAGGTTCTTCGCCGATGCCCAGGCGGGCAAGCTGCCGGCCGTGACCTTCTACAAGCCCCAGGGCAACTTGAACATGCACGCCGGTTACGCCGACATAGCCTCGGGCGACCGCCATATCGCGCGCGCCCTGAAAGTACTGCAGGAAAGCCCGCAGTGGAAAAACATGGTGGTGGTGGTGACGGTCGACGAAAACGGCGGCTGGTGGGACCACGTGGCGCCGCCCAAGGGCGACCGCTGGGGGCCTGGCACACGGGTTCCGGCGCTGGTGGTGTCGCCGTTCGCGCGCAAAGGCCTGGTGGACCATACGGTGTACGACACGGCGTCTATCCTGCGTTTGATCACCCGAGTATTCGGGCTGGAGACCCTGGATGGCCTCAAGCAGCGCGATGACGCCATGGTTGCACGCGGGCAGAAACCCATGGGCGATTTGAGCAACGCTTTGCAGTTCAGCGTGTAG
- the rimI gene encoding ribosomal protein S18-alanine N-acetyltransferase, with product MSEALSFRPMTEADLDAVLKIEYAAFSHPWTRGIFLDGLGKYQIWLMFEGEQQVGHGVVQIILDEAHLLNITVKPENQGRGLGLALLEHLMSRAYAANARECFLEVRDSNTGAFRLYERYGFNEVGRRRDYYPAVGGREDAVVMACTLVD from the coding sequence ATGAGTGAGGCTTTATCCTTCCGCCCGATGACCGAGGCCGACCTCGACGCCGTGCTGAAAATCGAATACGCCGCGTTCAGCCATCCGTGGACACGCGGCATCTTTCTGGACGGCTTGGGCAAATACCAGATCTGGCTGATGTTCGAAGGTGAGCAGCAGGTGGGTCATGGCGTGGTGCAGATCATCCTCGATGAAGCGCATTTGCTGAATATCACCGTCAAGCCGGAAAACCAGGGCCGTGGCCTGGGCCTGGCGTTGCTGGAACACTTGATGTCCCGCGCCTACGCGGCGAACGCCCGGGAGTGCTTCCTGGAAGTGCGTGACAGCAATACCGGCGCGTTTCGCCTCTACGAGCGTTACGGTTTCAACGAGGTCGGCCGTCGGCGCGATTACTACCCCGCCGTGGGTGGGCGTGAAGACGCCGTCGTGATGGCTTGCACCCTGGTCGATTAA
- a CDS encoding AraC family transcriptional regulator has translation MGNLTHTLDWLHRAPHASGLDRIEAYFAGFAFDPHRHDTYAIGRTLFGVQSFHYRGGMTHSLPGTTMVIHPDEIHDGRAGSDEGFMYRMIYVEPALIQQILGGKPLPFIPGGLTTDPRLFRASEVLLQSLDCPIDPLQEQDALFDLAQALDNASGAIVSRKTFDYLAAERAREFIHSALGRSITLDEMAGHAGRDRWALSRDFRVLFGTSPYRYLTMRRLDLVRSLLTQGQSLVDAAMTAGFTDQSHMTRQFRSTYGMPPSRWVKMLGR, from the coding sequence ATGGGCAACCTGACCCACACTCTCGACTGGCTGCACCGTGCCCCGCACGCCAGCGGCCTGGACCGTATCGAGGCGTACTTTGCCGGCTTCGCCTTCGACCCGCATCGCCACGACACCTACGCCATCGGGCGTACGTTGTTCGGCGTGCAGAGTTTTCACTATCGTGGCGGCATGACCCACAGCCTGCCGGGCACGACCATGGTGATTCATCCCGATGAGATTCACGACGGCCGCGCAGGCAGCGACGAGGGTTTCATGTACCGGATGATTTACGTAGAACCGGCGTTGATCCAGCAGATCCTCGGCGGCAAGCCACTGCCGTTTATCCCTGGCGGCTTGACCACCGACCCGAGGCTGTTCCGTGCCAGCGAAGTGCTGCTGCAAAGCCTGGATTGCCCGATCGACCCGTTGCAGGAACAGGACGCCCTGTTCGACCTGGCCCAGGCCCTCGACAATGCCTCGGGAGCCATTGTCAGCCGCAAAACCTTCGATTACCTGGCAGCTGAACGCGCTCGGGAATTTATCCACAGCGCCCTGGGCCGCAGCATCACCCTGGATGAAATGGCTGGCCACGCCGGCCGTGACCGTTGGGCCTTGTCGCGGGATTTTCGTGTGCTGTTCGGCACCAGCCCCTACCGCTACCTGACCATGCGCCGGCTGGACCTGGTGCGCAGTCTGTTGACCCAGGGTCAGTCATTGGTGGATGCGGCAATGACCGCCGGTTTCACCGACCAGAGCCACATGACCCGGCAATTTCGCAGCACCTACGGCATGCCGCCGTCGCGCTGGGTGAAAATGCTCGGGCGCTGA
- a CDS encoding helix-turn-helix domain-containing protein, whose translation MPLTEKELRERDAKRNIGEELLAAIVDVKAGRHGGVHHVETTQAAEASSKTGLSQPKFAELLGVSVRTLQEWEQGRRSPSGAARSLLHIATIRPDVFREVLSNA comes from the coding sequence ATGCCACTCACTGAGAAAGAGCTAAGAGAACGCGACGCCAAGCGCAATATTGGCGAGGAATTGCTCGCCGCCATCGTGGACGTGAAGGCGGGCCGTCATGGCGGCGTCCATCACGTAGAAACCACTCAAGCGGCCGAAGCAAGCAGTAAAACAGGCTTGTCACAACCCAAATTCGCCGAGTTGCTGGGGGTTTCTGTAAGAACGCTTCAAGAATGGGAGCAAGGCCGGCGCTCACCCTCCGGCGCAGCACGCTCACTGCTGCACATTGCCACCATCCGACCAGACGTTTTTCGTGAGGTCCTCAGTAACGCCTGA
- a CDS encoding LysE family transporter, producing the protein MDFLNPAYVAPLVSLALLWTVAVVTPGPNFFNTAQLAASCSRRHGVVASAGVATGTIMWGLAGGLGIKSLFTAAPMLYLAFKVIGGCYLIYLGLKLFKRSAPTMGQRLLPDEPKRSLCSAWRLGLLGNLSNPKAALFVATIFASTMPPSPSPMLLTLAVITMATLSFSWYSSVALVFSSQRMANLYSRSRKWLDRFAGGCYMLFGAHLVANR; encoded by the coding sequence ATGGATTTTCTCAACCCTGCTTACGTGGCCCCGCTGGTCTCGCTGGCCCTGCTATGGACCGTGGCGGTGGTCACGCCCGGCCCCAACTTCTTCAATACCGCGCAACTGGCCGCGAGCTGTTCGCGCCGTCATGGCGTGGTGGCGTCGGCGGGTGTAGCCACTGGCACGATCATGTGGGGGCTGGCGGGTGGGCTGGGGATCAAGTCGCTGTTTACCGCGGCGCCCATGTTGTACCTGGCGTTCAAGGTCATCGGCGGTTGTTACCTGATCTACCTGGGGCTGAAGCTGTTCAAGCGTTCCGCGCCAACCATGGGCCAGCGCCTGTTGCCGGATGAGCCCAAGCGTTCGCTGTGCTCTGCCTGGCGTCTGGGTTTGCTGGGCAACCTGTCGAACCCCAAGGCAGCTCTGTTCGTCGCTACTATCTTCGCGTCCACCATGCCGCCGTCGCCCTCGCCGATGTTGCTCACCCTGGCGGTGATCACCATGGCCACCTTGTCGTTCAGTTGGTATTCCAGCGTGGCCCTGGTGTTTTCCAGCCAGCGCATGGCGAACCTTTACAGCCGTTCGCGCAAGTGGCTCGACCGCTTTGCCGGCGGCTGTTACATGCTGTTCGGCGCGCATCTGGTGGCGAATCGCTGA
- a CDS encoding polyphenol oxidase family protein produces the protein MHQAKNLGAIAGVDHGFCSINDPLRPDNLFICKQVHSAAVIEWQAGLVANTVEADGVLAHTHQPVAVITADCLPILLASQDGQHVAAIHGGWKGLQRGIVANTVRRFADLGLAADQLHVAIGPSIKPCCYEVSEGFITEFQADQGHTWRDGEAPWSVAQPKPLLPPQITPPQARQAQSAWFDLSGYGLMLLQAAGVRREQIEVSEVCTYCTSTMFASYRRRTHHPEEAKTLLYSWIGRTDR, from the coding sequence TTGCACCAGGCAAAAAATCTCGGCGCCATTGCGGGCGTCGATCATGGTTTCTGTTCGATCAACGATCCGCTGCGTCCGGATAACCTGTTTATCTGCAAGCAGGTGCACAGTGCCGCGGTGATTGAGTGGCAGGCAGGGCTGGTGGCCAATACGGTCGAGGCCGATGGGGTGCTTGCGCACACGCATCAACCTGTCGCAGTGATCACCGCAGATTGCCTGCCCATTCTGCTCGCATCGCAGGACGGTCAGCATGTGGCGGCGATTCATGGTGGCTGGAAGGGACTGCAACGCGGGATCGTGGCGAATACGGTGCGGCGTTTTGCCGATCTGGGGCTTGCGGCCGACCAACTGCACGTTGCAATCGGGCCGTCGATCAAGCCCTGCTGTTATGAAGTGAGCGAAGGGTTTATTACCGAGTTTCAGGCGGATCAAGGGCACACGTGGCGTGACGGCGAAGCACCATGGAGCGTTGCGCAACCCAAGCCGTTGTTGCCACCGCAGATCACCCCACCGCAGGCGCGGCAAGCACAAAGTGCCTGGTTTGACTTGAGCGGATACGGGCTGATGCTGCTGCAAGCGGCCGGGGTTCGGCGAGAACAGATCGAGGTGAGTGAGGTGTGTACGTATTGCACTTCAACGATGTTTGCCAGCTACCGCCGAAGGACGCATCACCCGGAGGAGGCGAAGACGTTGTTGTATTCGTGGATTGGTCGTACTGATCGGTGA
- a CDS encoding MFS transporter, with amino-acid sequence MTATFVPQAQRFSRSDYKTLGLAALGGALEIYDFIIFVFFALTLSQLFFPPEMPEWLRLLQSFGIFVTGYLARPLGGILMAHFADHLGRKRVFSLSILMMALPCLLIGIMPTYAQIGYFAPLILLVLRVLQGAAVGGEVPSAWTFVAEHAPRHHRGYALGFLQAGLTFGYLLGALTATLLAQVFTPAEILDYAWRFPFLLGGVFGVIGVWLRRWLSETPVFLEMQARRQAAAELPLRTVLRDHRAVLLPAMILTCVLTSAVVVLVVITPTMMQKTFGMSPGHTFALSALGIVFLNIGCVLAGLLVDRIGAWRAVLVYSLLLPLGIFLLYASLISGGVWLGAAYAVAGLSCGVVGAVPSVMVGLFPAQVRVSGISFTYNIAYALWASTTPLMLIALMPTSPWICVGYCVVMGAVGVGSVALFGKRHALAA; translated from the coding sequence ATGACTGCCACCTTTGTCCCACAGGCGCAGCGTTTTTCCCGCTCCGACTACAAAACCCTGGGCCTGGCCGCTTTGGGCGGCGCCCTGGAAATCTACGATTTCATTATTTTTGTGTTTTTCGCGCTGACCCTCAGCCAACTGTTCTTCCCGCCAGAAATGCCCGAGTGGCTGCGCCTGCTGCAGAGCTTCGGCATTTTCGTCACCGGCTACCTGGCGCGCCCGCTGGGCGGCATCCTGATGGCGCACTTTGCCGATCACCTGGGACGCAAACGCGTATTCAGCCTGAGCATCCTGATGATGGCGCTGCCGTGCCTACTGATCGGGATCATGCCGACCTACGCGCAAATCGGTTATTTCGCACCGTTGATCCTGCTGGTGCTGCGCGTGCTGCAAGGCGCCGCGGTGGGCGGCGAAGTGCCCAGCGCCTGGACATTCGTGGCCGAGCACGCCCCGCGTCATCACCGAGGCTATGCCCTGGGTTTCCTGCAGGCCGGCCTGACTTTCGGCTATCTGCTTGGCGCCTTGACCGCGACGCTGCTGGCGCAAGTCTTCACCCCTGCCGAAATCCTCGACTACGCCTGGCGTTTCCCTTTCCTGCTCGGCGGTGTGTTCGGCGTGATCGGCGTATGGCTGCGCCGCTGGCTCAGCGAAACCCCGGTGTTCCTCGAAATGCAGGCGCGCCGCCAGGCGGCGGCTGAACTCCCGCTGCGCACCGTATTGCGCGACCACCGCGCTGTGCTGCTACCGGCGATGATCCTCACCTGCGTGCTTACCTCCGCAGTGGTCGTCCTCGTCGTCATCACCCCGACCATGATGCAAAAAACCTTCGGCATGAGCCCTGGCCACACCTTCGCCCTGAGCGCCCTGGGCATCGTGTTCCTGAATATCGGCTGCGTGCTCGCCGGCCTGCTGGTGGACCGCATCGGCGCCTGGCGCGCGGTGTTGGTGTACAGCCTGCTGCTGCCGCTGGGGATTTTTCTCCTGTATGCCAGCCTGATCAGCGGCGGAGTGTGGCTGGGCGCGGCTTACGCCGTAGCAGGCTTGAGTTGCGGCGTGGTGGGCGCGGTGCCCTCGGTGATGGTCGGTTTATTCCCCGCGCAGGTGCGGGTGTCGGGCATTTCCTTCACCTACAACATCGCCTACGCGCTGTGGGCCAGCACCACACCGCTGATGCTGATCGCGCTGATGCCCACCAGCCCATGGATTTGCGTAGGGTACTGCGTGGTGATGGGCGCGGTTGGGGTGGGCAGTGTGGCGTTGTTTGGCAAGCGCCACGCCTTGGCGGCCTAA
- the can gene encoding carbonate dehydratase: MNELQDLLDNNERWADAIKQEDPEFFAKLARQQTPEYLWIGCSDARVPANEIVGMLPGDLFVHRNVANVVLHTDLNCLSVIQYAVDVLKVKHILVTGHYGCGGVRASMQDRQFGLIDGWLRTIRDLYYENRDVLAQLPTEEERVDRMCELNVIQQVANVGHTSIVQNAWHRGQSLSIHGCIYGIKDGRWKSLNTTISGFEQLPPQYRLRPLGEA, from the coding sequence ATGAACGAATTACAAGACCTGCTTGATAACAACGAACGCTGGGCGGATGCGATCAAACAGGAAGATCCCGAATTCTTCGCCAAGCTCGCCCGCCAGCAAACCCCGGAATACCTGTGGATCGGTTGTTCCGATGCCCGTGTGCCGGCCAACGAGATCGTCGGCATGCTGCCCGGTGATCTGTTTGTGCACCGCAACGTGGCCAACGTGGTACTGCATACCGACCTCAACTGCCTGTCGGTGATCCAGTACGCGGTCGATGTACTCAAGGTCAAACACATCCTCGTCACCGGCCACTACGGCTGCGGCGGCGTGCGTGCCTCGATGCAGGACCGCCAGTTCGGCCTGATCGACGGCTGGCTGCGTACCATCCGCGACCTCTACTACGAAAACCGCGACGTGCTGGCCCAACTGCCAACCGAAGAAGAGCGCGTAGACCGCATGTGCGAGCTGAACGTGATTCAGCAAGTGGCCAACGTCGGTCATACCAGCATTGTGCAAAACGCCTGGCACCGTGGGCAGAGCCTGTCGATCCATGGATGCATCTACGGGATCAAGGACGGTCGCTGGAAAAGCTTGAACACCACGATCAGTGGCTTCGAGCAGCTGCCGCCGCAATACCGCCTGCGCCCCTTGGGCGAAGCCTAA
- the ddlA gene encoding D-alanine--D-alanine ligase: MSKVRVGIIFGGRSAEHEVSLQSARNIVDALDRSRFEPVLIGIDKAGHWHLNDTSNFLLNSENPALIALNQSNRELAVVPGKASQQVVETAGQGVLEHIDVIFPIVHGTLGEDGCLQGLLRMADLPFVGSDVLGSAVCMDKDVSKRLLRDAGIAVTPFITLTRRNAARTSFEAAVNKLGLPMFVKPANQGSSVGVSKIASEAEYHAAVELALGFDEKVLVESAVRGREIECAVLGNDNPIASGCGEIVVSNGFYSYDSKYIDDQAARVVVPAAISHAANERIRSLALEAFGVLGCAGLARVDVFLTDDGEVLINEINSLPGFTRISMYPKLWQAAGMSYSELVSRLIELALERHAGRKGLKISR; this comes from the coding sequence ATGAGCAAGGTGCGGGTAGGGATTATTTTTGGGGGCCGTTCGGCCGAACACGAAGTCTCGTTGCAATCGGCGCGCAATATCGTCGATGCGCTGGACCGTTCGCGCTTCGAGCCGGTGCTGATCGGTATCGACAAGGCCGGCCACTGGCACCTCAACGACACCTCGAACTTCCTGCTCAACAGCGAAAACCCGGCGCTCATTGCCCTCAACCAATCCAACCGCGAACTGGCGGTGGTGCCCGGCAAGGCCAGCCAGCAAGTGGTGGAAACCGCGGGCCAGGGCGTGCTGGAACACATTGATGTGATCTTCCCCATCGTCCACGGCACCCTCGGCGAAGACGGCTGCCTGCAAGGCCTGCTGCGCATGGCGGACTTGCCTTTTGTCGGCTCCGACGTACTCGGCTCGGCCGTGTGCATGGACAAGGACGTCAGCAAACGCCTGCTGCGCGACGCCGGCATTGCCGTGACCCCGTTTATCACCCTGACCCGCCGCAACGCCGCGCGCACCTCTTTTGAGGCCGCCGTGAATAAGCTCGGCCTGCCGATGTTCGTCAAACCGGCCAATCAAGGCTCGTCGGTCGGTGTGAGCAAAATCGCCAGTGAGGCCGAGTACCATGCCGCGGTTGAACTGGCGTTGGGTTTCGACGAAAAAGTGCTGGTGGAATCAGCCGTCCGGGGCCGCGAAATCGAATGCGCGGTGCTGGGTAACGACAACCCCATCGCCAGCGGTTGCGGCGAGATCGTCGTGAGCAATGGCTTTTACTCCTACGACAGCAAATACATCGACGATCAGGCGGCGCGAGTGGTGGTGCCGGCGGCTATCAGCCACGCGGCCAACGAGCGGATTCGCAGCCTGGCCCTTGAGGCGTTCGGGGTGCTGGGGTGTGCAGGCCTGGCGCGGGTCGATGTGTTCCTCACCGATGACGGCGAAGTATTGATCAATGAAATCAACTCGCTGCCCGGTTTTACCCGTATCAGCATGTACCCCAAGCTATGGCAGGCGGCTGGGATGAGCTACAGCGAGTTGGTGAGCCGGTTGATCGAGCTGGCGCTGGAGCGGCATGCGGGGCGCAAGGGGTTGAAGATCAGTCGCTGA
- a CDS encoding GntT/GntP/DsdX family permease, whose translation MELSTAAWMVHDTRLMLCVLLAIASIIVLISATKLPPFLSILIGTFVAGVGAGLPPEEVAKAFSKGAGAILGEAGIIIALGAMLGALMAESGAADRIATTLLGLGKGKSLPWVMALVAMVIGLPLFFEVGLVMMVPIIFVMAKRSNQPLLKIAIPALAGMTTLHALMPPHPGPLIAVGALHADLGLTMLLGFCLAVPAVILAGPIYGNWLSRRLHVDEPTDIGALFSAPPKAARQPSFGVSLLIILLPVILMLGSTLAKVALPAQSSVGLTLKFLGEPLIALGLAVIAAVVCLGWAAGMPRADVGNTLRKALAPIAVLLLTIGAGGGLKQTLLDAGVSQTISKVAEGAHMPYLLLAWLIAVALRQATGSATVATTTTAGILAPMMAGLAATQSSLVALAIGAGSVFFCHVNDAGFWMVREYFGLQLKQTIWVWSVLQTIVSVVGLVGTLVLWHFLT comes from the coding sequence TTGGAGTTATCGACTGCCGCGTGGATGGTTCACGACACCCGCCTGATGCTCTGCGTACTGCTGGCCATCGCCAGCATCATCGTGCTGATCAGCGCGACCAAGCTGCCCCCTTTTCTGTCGATTCTGATCGGCACCTTTGTCGCCGGTGTCGGCGCCGGCCTGCCGCCGGAAGAAGTCGCCAAGGCTTTCAGCAAAGGCGCCGGAGCGATCCTGGGTGAAGCCGGAATCATCATCGCCCTGGGCGCGATGCTCGGCGCGCTGATGGCCGAGTCCGGCGCGGCGGATCGCATCGCCACTACCCTGCTGGGGTTGGGCAAAGGCAAGTCATTGCCGTGGGTAATGGCGTTGGTGGCAATGGTGATCGGCTTGCCGTTGTTCTTCGAAGTGGGCCTGGTGATGATGGTGCCGATCATCTTTGTGATGGCCAAGCGTTCGAACCAGCCGCTGCTGAAAATCGCCATTCCGGCACTGGCGGGTATGACCACGCTGCACGCCTTGATGCCGCCGCACCCTGGGCCGCTGATTGCGGTGGGCGCATTGCACGCAGACCTGGGCCTGACCATGTTGCTGGGCTTTTGCCTGGCGGTGCCGGCGGTGATTCTCGCGGGCCCGATCTACGGCAACTGGTTGTCCAGGCGCCTGCACGTGGATGAGCCGACGGACATCGGCGCGCTGTTCAGTGCCCCGCCTAAAGCCGCGCGCCAACCGAGCTTCGGCGTGTCGTTGCTGATCATTCTGTTGCCGGTGATCTTGATGCTCGGCAGTACCTTGGCCAAAGTCGCGCTGCCGGCGCAAAGCAGCGTCGGCCTGACGTTGAAGTTCCTCGGTGAACCGCTGATCGCCCTCGGCCTGGCGGTGATCGCCGCCGTTGTCTGCCTGGGCTGGGCCGCTGGCATGCCGCGCGCGGACGTCGGCAACACGCTGCGCAAAGCCCTTGCGCCCATCGCCGTGCTGTTGCTGACTATCGGCGCCGGCGGCGGCCTCAAGCAAACCCTGCTTGACGCCGGTGTGAGCCAGACCATCAGCAAGGTCGCCGAAGGTGCGCACATGCCTTATTTGTTACTCGCCTGGTTGATCGCCGTGGCGTTGCGCCAGGCCACCGGTTCGGCCACCGTCGCGACCACCACCACGGCCGGTATCCTCGCGCCGATGATGGCCGGTCTGGCGGCGACGCAAAGCTCACTGGTGGCCCTGGCGATTGGCGCCGGCTCGGTGTTCTTCTGCCACGTCAACGACGCCGGGTTCTGGATGGTGCGTGAATACTTTGGCTTGCAGTTAAAGCAGACGATCTGGGTGTGGTCGGTGTTGCAAACCATCGTGTCGGTGGTCGGGCTGGTGGGGACGTTGGTGCTTTGGCACTTCCTGACCTGA